In Flavobacteriales bacterium, the genomic window GCAATATCTCTATTTACAACAACGATTTTTTCTACTTCTTTAGTTTGAAGCATGGTTCTATTGAATTCCTGCCAAGAGGTTTCGCTAGTCGTATTGATGTTCAGAATTTGAATGCCAAAAAATAATACAGCAATAATGGCATAAATCCAATATAAGTTAAATTTTATACCTTTTGGTTCTTCTTTTTTATTTTTCATCCCTTATGCAGTTTCTTTAATGAGTTGAATCTTAGCGTCACCCCACAATTTTTCAATATTATAATACTCTCTTATTTCTTTTTGGAAAATATGTGCTACAACATTTCCATAGTCCAGAAGTATCCAGTCACCATTTGTAAGTCCTTCTTTGTGCCAGGGTTTTTCTTTTACTGTCTTTAATGTTTCTTCAATTACAGAATCTGCTATTGCAGAGGCGTGTGTATTTGAAGTTCCATGACAGACAATGAAAAAATCACATACCGATGATTCTAAACCTCTTAAGTCAAGACTCACAATTTCTTTAGCTTTGATTTCTCGCATTCCTTCAATGATTACATTAGCAAGGATGTCAGATGTTTTTAGCTCTTTTTTGATACTCATTAAATAGTTTAGAAATTATGATTCTTATTTAAGGGGCAAAAATACAGAAATTTATCCGTTAATTTGTTTAATGGATTGCTTGTTTGTAGGACAAAACATTATTGAACTCACATCTGTTGATTCGACGAACTCTTACCTTACAAAATTATCATTGGATAATTTTTTGCCTGAGGGTACTGTCGTTATAACAAATCAACAGCTTGAAGGAAGGGGGCAGAGAGGTAATAGTTGGTTTTCTGAGTCAAATAAATCATTGATTGTCAGTGTATTACTTCTTCCAAAGATTGATTTAAAGAGACAGTTTCTGTTCAATAAATTCATAGCGTTATCTGTTTGTCAAGCTATAAATCATTATGGACTTTCCGCTAAAATTAAGTGGCCTAACGATATCTTTGTCCGTGATAAAAAACTTTCAGGAATCCTTGTCGAAAATACTGTTCGGTCTAATATAATTGATAAAAGTATTGTGGGAATTGGCGTTAATGTCAATAACAACCTTAAAGCTATTCCCAACGCTACTTCTTTAGAGTTGTACTTGAAAAACCCTCCTTCTATTAATGAGCTACTCGTTGTGTTATGTGAGAAAATCGAAAAAAATTATTTTCTATTCAAACAAGATTCTGCATTAATCAATCAATTGTATCATGAAAACCTTTATATGAAAGAGCAATTGCAAATGTTTGTCAAAGGTGAAGAATCATTTAGTGGAGTCATTAAATTTGTAAATGAATCTGGTCAGTTGGTTGTTGACGTAGATGGTCAACAGGAATTCTATAATATGGGAGATATAAAGTTTATGATTTAATCTCTTTCAACTTTTCAGCTAATAAGTTTAAGAAATTAGTTAACGGTTTAGCTACCATCATCTTCATCATTGGATTAAGCTCTGCTTCAAAATGAAATTGTGCAATACATTGAGACTCCCCTTCCTTTTTTAAAGAGCAACATAGGGTAAAAGGTAGTTTACCATCTTCTGCACTCATCTTCACACTGCTAAAAGGTGTTCTTTCGCTAATTTTAAGTTTTATGTTAGGCATACCTTGAACGCTAAACGAACATGTATCTTGAGTAATTTTAACATCTTGGACTTGCGGAGGCATGAGCTCTGCAAAGTTGGTGAAATCGCTAATGAAGTTAAAGATTTCTTCGTCGGTGTTATTTATCGTTACAGCTTGACTTTCGATTAAACTCATTTATTCCATGTTGAGGGGTCTTCTCGCCACTCTTTAAGCATTTCAACATCACTATTTGTGATATATTTAGTGTCTAAAGCTTGGTCGATTAGAGTGTTATAGTCACCTAGTGTGAATAGTTCGCAATTGGAGTTTTCAAAACTTGTTTTAGCATGTTCAAAGCCATAACTGAAGATTGCTCCCATGCCATTTACTTTAAATCCACCGTCTCTTAGTGCTTGTACTGCTGCTAGACTACTTTTGCCACTGCTAATTAAATCTTCAATAACAACCACAGATTGTCCGCTTTCAACTTTTCCCTCGATAAGGTTCTTGCGCCCATGTTCTTTAGCTGAAGCTCTAACGTACACAAATGGCACACCTAATTCTTGAGCTACAAGTACACCATGAGCAATTGCGCCAGTTGCCACTCCAGCAATAACATCAGGCTTGCCGTATCTGGTCAAAATACCTTCTACTAAATGCTGACGTATGAACGTTCTTACCTCAGAATGAGAGAGGGTAATTCTATTGTCACAGTAGATTGGAGAATTCCAGCCTGAAGCCCAAACAAATGGCTCGTCAGGATTGAGAATTATAGCTTTGATTTGCAATAATGATTTTGCAACTTGCTTAGCAGTTTCAACGTCTAAAATCATGGTGCTAATGTATGAAGTTTTTATAAATCATCATTCCTTAATTATATCAAATTCTACCGCTCGAGAGAACTACAGACATTATGATTTTAATACCGCTTTTGTTTGGGCTAGTTTTCTAAATAATTTATCAGATGACAAGCCCCTAAAATTATGGGTTTATTCTGATGATTTGGATTTAGCTTGGGCTAGTTTTAAATCAGAGTTTACTCTTATAAAAGCTGCTGGAGGTTTAGTGCAAAATGAGGGCAATTATCTTTTTATATATAGAAATGGTAAGTGGGATTTGCCAAAAGGTAAGTTAGAACCCAATGAAGATATTGCTGGGTGTGCTGTAAGAGAAGTGGAGGAAGAATGTGGTGTGGATAATGTTTCAATAGAGTCTAAACTTTTACAGACTTATCATACGTATTCTATGCAGGGTGAAATGATTTTAAAAGAAACACATTGGTATTTGATGAAATCGACTTATTCAAAAGATTTTTGTCCACAGACAGAGGAGGGTATAGAAAAAGTAGAATGGAAAGGTGTAAATGATATCCCTCAATTAATGAAAAACTCATTTTCTAATATTCAAAGAGTTCTTGATTCAGCAAAAATTAGAGGTTGATTTCTTTTGGAACAAATTGGCTAACATCACCGCCATTTTTAATGACATCTCTTACTAATGTTGAGCTGATATGAGAATATTCGGGTTCTGTTATAATAAATATGGTTTCTATGTTTTTTTTCATAGAATGATTCATTTGAGCAATTCCTTTCTCATATTTAAAGTCATGAGAATCCCTTAACCCCCTTAGGATATAATTAGATTTCTCAGTCATGCAATGGTCAATGGTAAGACCTTCATACTTCATAACCCTTACGTTTTTTTCTTTTGCAAATACAGCTTCTATCCATTGAACTCTTTCTTGGATAGAGAAGTATTCATTTTTAGTAGAATTAATGCCTACACTTATTATGATCTCATCAAATAAAGGCAGAGCTCTCAAAACAATAGATTGATGACCTTTGGTGAAAGGTGAAAAAGAACCAGGAAAAACAGCTATTTTTTTACTCATGCGTTAAAGTTAAAAAAACTAAACATTACTCGACCATATTGGCGAACATTTTTAAAATTTTCATTATCGCTAAAATCAGTGTGTTTGTCATGTTCGATAACTAATATCCCATCGTCTTCTAATAGTTCTCGAGAGAAAATATGATTAGGAATATCTTTTATTTTGTTTAAATCATATGGTGGGTCAGCAAATATGAAATTGTATTTTTCTTTGTTAGATTTAATAAATCTAAAAGCATCAGATCGAATAACTTTATTATTTAGACTTAACTCCTTATTTATCTTTTTAATGAACTGAATACAATGAAAATTAAGGTCGACTGAAGTGATAGAAGGACAGCCTCTTGATGCAAATTCATATCCAATATTTCCTGTGCCTGCAAACAGTTCTAACAATTTAACGTTTTCAAAGTCTACCAAATTGTTGAGTATATTGAATAGACTCTCTTTTGCAAAATCGGTTGTTGGTCTAACCGGCAAATTTTTTGGACCAATAATGGATTTACCTTTATATTTTCCTCCTATTATTCGCACAAATGTTGGTGTAAAAGGGTGTAATATTCATGATTATCTAAAGAGTTAATATTTGGACTTAGCTTAACTAATCGTTTTGAAAAGTTTATGGTCCGAATATAGGTGTAAGCCAAATTATAAAACTCAGAGTCTTTTTTGACATCACCCATTAACTCTAAAACTAACTGTTCTGGATTTAAATTTATTTGCTCACAAACAAATAATATAAAGTATATACAGTCATGTGCATTTTTATGATTAAAAACATTGAAGTAAACGAGTTTAGAATGGTCTATAACAGTTATGTGCATCTGTTTATAGTCGACATTTACAATCATTTTCTTATCCTCATTATTTTTGTTGTTTGCCAACATATTTGGTATATGGATGGAGCTGAAATGTTTTACCGTTGATTTCGAAAAATAAGTGGTGATTATTTCTTGTTCGGCTGTAGAAATGCCGTATACAGAATAGCTATCAATTTGTGGTATTTCGTCAGCTAATACTTCTAGTTTTTCTGATCGAATATGATTAAATTCTAAATAGCTTTTTTTGTCCTCATTTTTATATAGTGTTGAGGGGATTAAGGTGAATTTTTTAGTGCTTATTGTAATGTTGCTCGAGGCGTATTCACGCATAATCCACTTATTACTTTCAATAGATTTTTCGATTTGAGACAAAGGATAATTATATGATTCAAGACCAAGAATTTCAGAATCTTTGTGAATACAAAAAGAAAATCCATTCAAACCAATTTGAATGGATATGTGACAATCGTCAACTATAGAAAGAGCTTCTAAAGCTTTTAAATCAAAAAGCGAATGGATTGGTTTATTCACCCCAGTTTCCATTGATAGATACTTCCGACATCGAGCCTACTCTTATTATATTGTTTAAGTCAATACCTTTGTTAGTGGCATCTAGTCCGTTAAGAAAAGTAGTGTAAGTTGTGGATACTTCAAAAACCTGAACTACGACTTTACCTTTTTCAATATTTCCTGATTCTATGTTAAACATCTCATCTGAAAAAGGAACAATAGGAAGTTTATCTAAATCAAAAGGGAATCGACTATCTCTAGTGTCTAAATAATCTTGGTTGAAAATGGTTTGGTATGCAGGAACAAATACAGTATCTCTACTAATGATTCCAGCTGATAGAGCTTGGCTTTCAGTGAGAGAATCAGGCGTTTCACCTATAGCTTTTACAACGGCTAAAGAATCATTTTTAACAAATGACAATAAGCTGTTAAAATCTCCAGCATATACTCTGTATTTATCTTTGAATGCTATTTGAGCTGTTCTTATATCTTTTAAGTCTTGAACAACAGCTGACTTACGGTAGTTTGTTTCTTCTTGAAATTCTTTCAAGCTAATAGGGCTTCTGTATACTAACCAAGCCAAAATGATAATGACTGGCCAAAGTATTAACTGTATTGTTTTTCTGTTCATGATTTTCATATAAGTTTACTTAGGCAAATCTACAATTTTTTTTAAGGATAATATTGGTAGATTTGTATCTACTTCACATAATCGATGAATAAGGCAAAATTAGTTCAACTCTTAAATAAAAAATTTCCTTTTGAGCCCACTTCTCAGCAATCGGAAGTGATCAATCAATTGTCTGAATTTGTTGAAAATTCATCAGCTAATAGTCTTTTTCTTCTCAAGGGCTATGCAGGTACAGGTAAGACTACACTGGTTAGCTCACTCATCAATAGTTTATGGTCGGTTGGTAAAAAAGTGGTTTTGTTAGCGCCAACAGGCCGAGCAGCTAAGGTGCTTTCTGTTTATTCCCAAAAAAGCGCATTTACCATTCACAAAAAAATATATTGGATGCGTACGAATTCCCAAGGAAATACCTATGTGACTTTACAAGAAAATAAGCATACCAACACTATTTTTGTTGTTGACGAGGCATCTATGATTCCTGATTCTTCTGATAAGGGTTTTGGAGGAAGAATATTGCTAGATGATTTGATTGAGTATGTATATTCGGGTGTCATGTGTAAGCTCATTCTTATAGGTGATACTGCCCAGCTGCCACCTGTACATTTAGAAATTAGTCCAGCTCTGGATGAAAATTTATTGGGTGTAACTTACAGAAAAGATGTTTATTCTGCTGAACTAACTCAAGTGGTTAGGCAACAATCTTCGTCATTAGTTTTAGAAAATGCTACTCAGTTGAGGGATAAAATCAAGGATAATAATTTTAGCACGCCCAGTATCAAATGTAACAACGAGGTAATAAGGTTAGATGTTGGTATGGATATTCAAGACGCCTTGGAAGATGCTTATTCACAAAGTGGTGTAGAGGGTACAGTTGTCATATGTCGTTCCAATAAAAGAGCCAATTTATACAATCAGCAGATTAGAGCTCGAATAAGAGGGCAGGAGGATGAGCTATCAACGGGTGACTTTCTAATGGTTGTCAGAAATAACTACTTCTGGTTGCCTGAAGGGAGCAAAGCGGGGTTTATTGCTAACGGTGATATGGTTGAGGTGATGCGTATTTACGAAATTAACGAACTTTATGACTGCAGGTTTGCAAGAATTTCTGTTCGCTTGGTGGATTATCCTGATGAAGAAAACCTAGAGTGTATTGTACTTTTAGATGTTCTTACTTCAGAATCTCCTGCAATGACCTATGAGCAATACAAGAAGTTTTATGACGAGGTGGCAAAAGATTATACAGATATTCCAAAACGAGCTCAACGTAACAAAGAAATTAAGTTAAACCCTTACTTTAATGCTTTACAAGTTAAATTCGCTTATGCTATAACTTGTCATAAATCACAGGGGGGGCAATGGGAAAATGTATTTGTTGAACAGGGTTATTTTACCTCCGATATGTTAAGTAAAGAATATTTCAGATGGTTATATACTGCGCTTACTAGAACTACAAAAAAGTTACATTTGATTAACTTTAAAAAAGAATTTTTCAATTAGATATGAAGAAGTTAGTTTCAAGATTGATTCTTAATCTTATAGGTTGGAAGGTAGTGGGTGATATCCCTTCCGAAAAAAAATACGTCATTATTGTATCTCCACATACTAGCAATTGGGATTTTATAATTGGCAGATGTTTTGGTTATATGCTTAAAATAGAGGCCAAATTTCTAGGAAAAAGTCAATTGTTTCGTTTTCCTTATGGATGGATTTTTCGTTGGCTTGGTGGTATTTCTGTCGATAGAACAAAACATAATAATTTGGTTGCCTATGCCATCGACTTGTTCAAATCTTCAGATGAATTAGTATTGGGTCTTGCACCTGAGGGTAGTCGCTCCAAAGTAGATAAATGGAAACTCGGTTTCTACCATATTGCTGTTGGAGCTAATATACCCATCGCATTAGGTTTTCTTGATTTCAAAACTAAAGAAGCAGGTGTGCAAACAATGTTTTATCCCACAGGAGATATGTCTAATGATCTTCAGCAAATAGAAAACTTTTACAAAAAAGTTACTCCTAAATATCCGGAAAAGTACAATCCCAAAATTTTCTAATTCACTAAAGTGAATTTAGGAGTATCTCTAGTTCAGCCTCTGTTACTTCAGTTAAAGAGGAGATGATTTCTATATGATCTTGAGTAATAGTAGCATCAGCAAATTGGTAAAAATAACTACCGTCATTTTCAGAAATCACCACAAAAGTGACATCCATGTCAACAGGTGTGGAGTAGGAAGCGCCCAAATCAAATGTGCCGTCAGTATCGTAGTCGCTTAAACTTGCTACTGAGTTAATATCACTATAATAGATGAATACAGCCGAGTTGTCACCGTTAAATGTATCAGGCAAAACAACCTCAACTTGTGTTAAAGGGTCGGCAGAGTTATAGAAGTAGTCGCAGTTTATCCAACCAATTGAATCTATTTCAAAGTCAAAACTGAAAAAA contains:
- a CDS encoding SRPBCC family protein, with product MSLIESQAVTINNTDEEIFNFISDFTNFAELMPPQVQDVKITQDTCSFSVQGMPNIKLKISERTPFSSVKMSAEDGKLPFTLCCSLKKEGESQCIAQFHFEAELNPMMKMMVAKPLTNFLNLLAEKLKEIKS
- the coaD gene encoding pantetheine-phosphate adenylyltransferase; this translates as MSKKIAVFPGSFSPFTKGHQSIVLRALPLFDEIIISVGINSTKNEYFSIQERVQWIEAVFAKEKNVRVMKYEGLTIDHCMTEKSNYILRGLRDSHDFKYEKGIAQMNHSMKKNIETIFIITEPEYSHISSTLVRDVIKNGGDVSQFVPKEINL
- a CDS encoding biotin--[acetyl-CoA-carboxylase] ligase encodes the protein MDCLFVGQNIIELTSVDSTNSYLTKLSLDNFLPEGTVVITNQQLEGRGQRGNSWFSESNKSLIVSVLLLPKIDLKRQFLFNKFIALSVCQAINHYGLSAKIKWPNDIFVRDKKLSGILVENTVRSNIIDKSIVGIGVNVNNNLKAIPNATSLELYLKNPPSINELLVVLCEKIEKNYFLFKQDSALINQLYHENLYMKEQLQMFVKGEESFSGVIKFVNESGQLVVDVDGQQEFYNMGDIKFMI
- a CDS encoding NUDIX domain-containing protein; this translates as MYEVFINHHSLIISNSTARENYRHYDFNTAFVWASFLNNLSDDKPLKLWVYSDDLDLAWASFKSEFTLIKAAGGLVQNEGNYLFIYRNGKWDLPKGKLEPNEDIAGCAVREVEEECGVDNVSIESKLLQTYHTYSMQGEMILKETHWYLMKSTYSKDFCPQTEEGIEKVEWKGVNDIPQLMKNSFSNIQRVLDSAKIRG
- a CDS encoding lysophospholipid acyltransferase family protein, which produces MKKLVSRLILNLIGWKVVGDIPSEKKYVIIVSPHTSNWDFIIGRCFGYMLKIEAKFLGKSQLFRFPYGWIFRWLGGISVDRTKHNNLVAYAIDLFKSSDELVLGLAPEGSRSKVDKWKLGFYHIAVGANIPIALGFLDFKTKEAGVQTMFYPTGDMSNDLQQIENFYKKVTPKYPEKYNPKIF
- the pyrE gene encoding orotate phosphoribosyltransferase, with amino-acid sequence MILDVETAKQVAKSLLQIKAIILNPDEPFVWASGWNSPIYCDNRITLSHSEVRTFIRQHLVEGILTRYGKPDVIAGVATGAIAHGVLVAQELGVPFVYVRASAKEHGRKNLIEGKVESGQSVVVIEDLISSGKSSLAAVQALRDGGFKVNGMGAIFSYGFEHAKTSFENSNCELFTLGDYNTLIDQALDTKYITNSDVEMLKEWREDPSTWNK
- a CDS encoding DUF3822 family protein, translating into METGVNKPIHSLFDLKALEALSIVDDCHISIQIGLNGFSFCIHKDSEILGLESYNYPLSQIEKSIESNKWIMREYASSNITISTKKFTLIPSTLYKNEDKKSYLEFNHIRSEKLEVLADEIPQIDSYSVYGISTAEQEIITTYFSKSTVKHFSSIHIPNMLANNKNNEDKKMIVNVDYKQMHITVIDHSKLVYFNVFNHKNAHDCIYFILFVCEQINLNPEQLVLELMGDVKKDSEFYNLAYTYIRTINFSKRLVKLSPNINSLDNHEYYTLLHQHLCE
- a CDS encoding AAA family ATPase: MNKAKLVQLLNKKFPFEPTSQQSEVINQLSEFVENSSANSLFLLKGYAGTGKTTLVSSLINSLWSVGKKVVLLAPTGRAAKVLSVYSQKSAFTIHKKIYWMRTNSQGNTYVTLQENKHTNTIFVVDEASMIPDSSDKGFGGRILLDDLIEYVYSGVMCKLILIGDTAQLPPVHLEISPALDENLLGVTYRKDVYSAELTQVVRQQSSSLVLENATQLRDKIKDNNFSTPSIKCNNEVIRLDVGMDIQDALEDAYSQSGVEGTVVICRSNKRANLYNQQIRARIRGQEDELSTGDFLMVVRNNYFWLPEGSKAGFIANGDMVEVMRIYEINELYDCRFARISVRLVDYPDEENLECIVLLDVLTSESPAMTYEQYKKFYDEVAKDYTDIPKRAQRNKEIKLNPYFNALQVKFAYAITCHKSQGGQWENVFVEQGYFTSDMLSKEYFRWLYTALTRTTKKLHLINFKKEFFN
- the rsfS gene encoding ribosome silencing factor — encoded protein: MSIKKELKTSDILANVIIEGMREIKAKEIVSLDLRGLESSVCDFFIVCHGTSNTHASAIADSVIEETLKTVKEKPWHKEGLTNGDWILLDYGNVVAHIFQKEIREYYNIEKLWGDAKIQLIKETA
- the rsmD gene encoding 16S rRNA (guanine(966)-N(2))-methyltransferase RsmD — translated: MRIIGGKYKGKSIIGPKNLPVRPTTDFAKESLFNILNNLVDFENVKLLELFAGTGNIGYEFASRGCPSITSVDLNFHCIQFIKKINKELSLNNKVIRSDAFRFIKSNKEKYNFIFADPPYDLNKIKDIPNHIFSRELLEDDGILVIEHDKHTDFSDNENFKNVRQYGRVMFSFFNFNA